AGGTGCGCGAGGACCGCGTCGGCACGACGCCGCTGCTGGCGTTCAACCTGATCGACGTCGCCACGCAGCGCGAGCTGCGCCACGGGCTGAGCCCCGAGGTGAACGAGACGCTGCACCGCGCGACGCTGCGCGACCCGCAGTGGCGCTACGAGTCCGCCGGCGAGTTCGCCGAGGCGTTCGCGACGGCCTGCGGCTTCCCGGCCGAGCGTCCGCGCGAGCATCCGTTCGACTGGAAGCCGCCGCGCGAGCCGTCCGCGGTCCGCTCGGGCCTGCGCGTCACGGCGCTGGCGGCCGCGCTGGCGACGATGACGAGCGTCCTCTCCGACCGGTGGGACGCGGTCCTGATCGGCCTCGGCTTCCGCGAGCCGGTGGTCACCTCGACGGTGGTGCCGGTGTCGCCGGAGCTGGAGGAGGCGCGCGTGCACGCCCGCGGACGGTTGGGCGAGCTGATGATCGTGCCGGTCACGCCGGCCGCCGACGCGATGGCGATCGTGGACGGCATCCCGCGCGGCGGCGTGCCGCGGTGGGTGCGCCTCACGCCCGGCGAGCACCGCGTGTCGGTGCGGACGGGGCACGGGACGCTGGCGCCGGCGGAGACGACGGTGACGGTGACGCCGGGGGCGCGCATAACGGTCAACTTCCGCTGAACCGAAAGGCGGAGGACGGAAACGCGGAAGCCGATACGGCGGAGGACGGAAGGGCGCGATACGAAAAAGCGGATGCTACGAGCTTCAGGCTCGTAGCGTCCGCTTCATCGTTTCACGCGCCATCGTTCTCCGCTACATCGTCCTCCGCCGTTCCGTCCTCCGCCTCACCCCGCCTGTCCGATCCACCGCGCCAGCTCCCGCATCGTCGGCCGCTTGCCGTACATCAGCAGGCCCACGCGGTAGATGCGCGCCGCCGCCCAGATGGCGGCGAGGCAGGCGAGGATCAGCAGCGCGACCGACAGCGCGACCTCCCATGCGGGCACCGGCGTGAGGCTCATGCGCAGCGGCATGATGATCGGCGCCGAGAGCGGGAAGATCGCCGCCCAGCGCGACAGGTTGCCGGTGGGGTTGAGCAGCACCGGCTGGATGAGCATCGCCGTCGCCACCAGCGGCAGGATGAGCGGCTGCAGCACCTGCTGCGCCTCCTGCTCGGAGTTCACCATCGCGCCCGCCGCCGCGTACAGCGACGAGTAGAAGGTGTAGCCGAGCACGAAGAACACGAGCAGCGCGGCCGCGGCGCCGAACGAGAAGTCGATCCCCGACATCACGGCCGACGTGCCAGGCGTCGCCGCCGCCGCGGCACCGCCCGCGCCGCGCATCAGGAAGGGCGCGAGGTACGCGCCGACGGCCATCGTGCCCGCGATCCAGACCAGGATCTGCAGCAGCCCCACCGCGCCCACGCCCAGCACCTTGCCGGCGAGCAGCGTGTCGGAGCGCACGCTCGAGAGCACGACCTCCGCGACGCGCGTCGTCTTCTCCTCCAGCACGCCGCGCAGCACGTTCTGCCCGTACAGCACGATGGAGATGTAGAGCAGGAACGAGACGCCGAGCGCCAGCGCGAGGTTCGCCTCGCCGGAGCCGCCGCGTCCGCGCTCGGTGAGCCGCTCCGTCTTCAGGCCGCCGCGGTAGCGCGTGACCTCGCGGATGCGCTCGGGCGGCACGCCGGCGCGCTCCAGGCGCACGTCCAGCAGCGCGGTGCGCACGGCGGTCGTGAGGCGCGCCATGTCGCCCACGGACGTCGCGTTGCGCCCCGAGTAGCGCGCGGAGTCGCCCTCGAAGACGCGCGGGCCGATGACGAGGTAGCCCTGCGCCTCCTTGTCCATCACCGCGCGCGTCGCCAGCGACTCGGCGTGCGCGAGCGAGTCGAGCGTCGTCGGGCGCACCTCGACCGGGATCGTCGCGCGCGCGGCGGCGCCGATGACCGGCGGCAGCCCCGAGGCGGGCGCGGAGAGCGCCTGGCGCACGCGCTCGCCCACGCCGGCGCCCGTGGCGTCGAGCACGACGATCGGGCCCGACGCGCGCGACGTGCGGTCGCGCGACGCCAGCCACGCCGGCAGGAAGAGCAGGAGGCTGAGGAGCACGGGCCCCAGCAGCGTGATGATGAAGAACCACTTGGTGCGCACGCGCTCCATGAACTCGCGCGCGACGATCGCCTTCAGCTTCTCGAAGTCACCCATGGCCCGTCATCCCCGCCTCGACGCCCGTGGCGCCGACGCGTTCGAGGAAGATCTGGTGGAGCGACGGCTGCACCAGCTCGAAGCGGCTGATGGGCGCGCCGACCTCGACGAGCCGCGCCAGCAGCCGCTGCGGATCGGCGTGCGGCGCCAGCTCCAGATCGAGGTAGCGGTTGTGATCGTCCACGCGCGTGACGAGCGTGCGGTCGGCCAGCACCTCGCCGACGCCGTTGCGCGTCACCTCCGTGCCGCCGGCCAGCGCCAGCGCGACCTGCCGCCCGCCGTGCGCCGCCTTCACCTCGGCCACGCCGCCGTCGAGGACCTTCTCGCCGCGCGCGATGATGCACACCGCGTCGCACAGGCGCTCGGCGTTGTCCATCAGGTGCGTCGAGAAGACGACCGTCTTGCCGCGCTTCCGCAGCTCGACGACGGTGTCCTTGAGCGCCTGCGCGTTGATCGGATCGAGCCCGCTGAACGGCTCGTCGAGGATCACGAGGTCGGGGTCGTGCAGCAGCGTGCCGATGAACTGCACCTTCTGCTGCATGCCGCGCGAGAGCTCGTCCACGCGCTGCTCGCCCCAGTCCTTCTCGGGCGTGCGCAGCGACAGCCGCTCGAGCCACTCGTCGATGCGCCGCTCGGCGTCCTTCCGCGCGACGCCCTTGAGGGCGGCGAGGAAGACGAGCACGCGGCGGACCTGCATCTTCTTGTACAGGCCGCGCTCCTCGGGGAGGTAGCCGACGCGGTCGAGCACCCCGCGCTCCATGTGCGGGCGGCCGAGCACCTCGATCGACCCCTCGTCCGGCGCGATGATGCCGAGGAGCATGCGGATGGTGGTCGTCTTGCCGGCGCCGTTGGGGCCCAGCAGGCCGTACACGACGCCCGTGGGGACGCGGAGCGAGAGGTCGCGGACGGCGGTGTGGTCGGCGTACCGCTTCACGACAGAGCGGACGGCCAGCGCGGGAGGGGACATGGGGCGGGGTGGGGGAAGGACTACGAGCTTGACGACCGGGAGGCTCGTGTGCAAGCTGGCAGGCCGGCGCCGGCGCACCGCCCTCCCCTCGGCGCCCTCCCGGGGATGCCCCGACGGCTCGCCGCACGACGGCTCCGGCCGGACCGCACCCGACTCCCGCGCCGCCCACTTCTCGGTACGTCGTGCTCTCCGGTCCCCAGGCTCGATCCCGGCCGCTGGCCGCGCACGCTGCCGCCGGCGCGATCGCGCTGCTCGCCGCCGCCTACACGTACTACTGCCTGGCGACGACCGTCATCCCCAGCGACTTCGAGTTCTGGTGGCGTGCGGCGCGGCTCTATCTGGCGGGGGGCGATCCATACCTGCAGCTGCCCGGAACGCCGGCGTGGCCCCTGCCGGATCGGTTCTACTATCCGATGCCGACCGTGCTCGCGACGATCCCGGTGGCGTGGATGCCGCTGCCGGCCGCCGGCGCGACGCTGATGGGGCTCGCCTCGGGGGCGCTGGCATCGCTGCTGGTGCGGGGCGGGTGGTGGCGGCTGTGGGCGCTGGCCGGCCCCGGCTTCATCATGGCGCTCAAGTTCGGGCAGTGGACGCCGCTGCTCTGCGTCGCCTACCTCGCGCCACGCGCCGGTGGGCTCGCGGTGCTCAAGCCCACGCTCGGCGCGGCGCTGCTGGCCGCGCGCTGGAACGTGCGCGGCGCGCTGGTGGCGACGCTCGTCGCGCTGCTGAGCGTCGCCGCGCTGCCGACGTGGCCGATGGCGTGGCTGCGCAACCTCGACCACGTGCACGCGCATCCCGCGCCCGTGACCACCGCGATCGG
This Roseisolibacter agri DNA region includes the following protein-coding sequences:
- a CDS encoding ABC transporter ATP-binding protein; this encodes MSPPALAVRSVVKRYADHTAVRDLSLRVPTGVVYGLLGPNGAGKTTTIRMLLGIIAPDEGSIEVLGRPHMERGVLDRVGYLPEERGLYKKMQVRRVLVFLAALKGVARKDAERRIDEWLERLSLRTPEKDWGEQRVDELSRGMQQKVQFIGTLLHDPDLVILDEPFSGLDPINAQALKDTVVELRKRGKTVVFSTHLMDNAERLCDAVCIIARGEKVLDGGVAEVKAAHGGRQVALALAGGTEVTRNGVGEVLADRTLVTRVDDHNRYLDLELAPHADPQRLLARLVEVGAPISRFELVQPSLHQIFLERVGATGVEAGMTGHG
- a CDS encoding ABC transporter permease — encoded protein: MGDFEKLKAIVAREFMERVRTKWFFIITLLGPVLLSLLLFLPAWLASRDRTSRASGPIVVLDATGAGVGERVRQALSAPASGLPPVIGAAARATIPVEVRPTTLDSLAHAESLATRAVMDKEAQGYLVIGPRVFEGDSARYSGRNATSVGDMARLTTAVRTALLDVRLERAGVPPERIREVTRYRGGLKTERLTERGRGGSGEANLALALGVSFLLYISIVLYGQNVLRGVLEEKTTRVAEVVLSSVRSDTLLAGKVLGVGAVGLLQILVWIAGTMAVGAYLAPFLMRGAGGAAAAATPGTSAVMSGIDFSFGAAAALLVFFVLGYTFYSSLYAAAGAMVNSEQEAQQVLQPLILPLVATAMLIQPVLLNPTGNLSRWAAIFPLSAPIIMPLRMSLTPVPAWEVALSVALLILACLAAIWAAARIYRVGLLMYGKRPTMRELARWIGQAG